The genomic DNA ACATGGAATTCTTCCAGTATTTTTCCTGGAAGTATCTATCATATGTCTATCATTTTGCCTTAAGATGCCATTTCTGTTAACTGCAGTCTAATGCACGTTCTCAGGTATCCAAATCAAAGTCACTGGTTTCACTGAGCTCTGGTTTAAATAGCAAACTGCACAGTCTTTCTAGGTAAGCCTGACCTTTGATACATAACTTACTTAAACTGGTAAATCCTGCACAGAATCATGCTCAAAAGTAGATGAAATTTGAGCCTTATAAACGCTCTGATAGAGATGCCTTCCGTAACTTGTATTGGATGTACAAAAAAGCACATCTAGCTGACATCTAGCTGAAAGACGTAGTTCTCTCGCTCACCACATGGTGTGCAGTTCCGAATGTGTTATCAGCACAGACTAACAAACATCACTTCTTGAAAGACAGCACATAAGGGAAATGTCTTTGTTGCTTCTTATTATGGGTAATGAATTGTTGTGTAATAATTTTGCCCTTAGACATAGCAGAAAGGAAGTTATCATTAGCAGGGAAATAGATACTTGCAAAATCACCTTTGTGGTACTTAGGATAGACAATATTTAAGTCTCGCCATAAAATctaatgaattaaaataaatgaataaaaaacagTGGGTATATCTGCTTGAAAAAGCTTTTTGAGATGGTCCTGTTCCAGTGTACATTCCTGAATCCACTGGCACTTATTTGGGTACATTCAATTTgtatttggagaaaaacaactgaaataataTCAGTGCTTAACATGcctaaaagaaataaagtcttAGCCACGTacaattattttcctgaatTGGGATTTTTTTAGTTTCTGTCTTGATGAAATCAAACTACAGGAGGTTGCTTTGCCTGAGAAGTCTGGCTTTTCAGGCTGCATTTATTCTGTGCAGTAACAGTGGGACAAAATTATGCCTTTAGTCTTCAAAATGCGAgtgggaaaagagaggaaagagcagAGGTAAATTCTGTCATCAAAAATTCTGTGAACCAAGTTAAAGcccaacaattaaaaaaaaaaagtcaaaaattaaaaaaaattgttctgtgGATTCAGGTCAGCCATACATAACAAGTGTCCTGAGAGCTGAACTAGTAAAATGAAATCCTACTGTAAGAGCAACTTCCCAAGATGATCATCTCTGTatgcagaaacaaagctggGGATGATGCTTTAAGTATCCCCCACATCAGGAATTGCAGCTGTCCCTTATCTACTAATGTAACCAAACCTTTCATTCACCTGTCATGTTAGGTTCCAGCATAGCTCAGAATCTATTTGAGGGCTTCTTCATTGTATGTAAACTGGATATGTTACAGAACACTTACAACATTCTCTAATTCACTGTCCATTTTCATCTAAGCTGGAGCTTTTACAGTAGAAGTAGATGaggaagcaattaaaataaatcactactcctgttatttttttagGTCTGTTTACTCTTCCACAAGCATAAATGAGGCTGTTAAGACTCTTACCCCTGACTGCAATGCCACAAATTTCAAAGCCACGCCAAAAGTATCAAAAGGGTAAGGAGCACCAAGACACTGCATGTCCATCTAGATTTAACAGGTCTTCATGGTCTGCCACTGAACTTGGTAGTAGGGATGTGAACCAGTTGCACCTCCTGCTTTGAGCATGGGCGTTAGCTTACTTTTTCATGGAGGTACAGAATGCAATGTCACAACTAAGccagtttgtttctttcctttaaagaaaaggaaaaacctcAATAAACATTAATGGAGTATACATTCtactcctttctccttttgtttaaaGGTATAGTTTAGAGTTTATGCTACAACCTCAGAGCATATGTTTGATTAAAATGTGACCAATATgctcatgttttaaaaaattgattATCACAGTTGTATCCTTTTTCAACAGTTTAGGTTTTCAATTACTTTCCGTAAGCAACAGTTTAGTTTTGACAGAAGTCGGCAGCCGAAATACCTAAGGGTagggagaagagaagagggaagggTGTATGATTTTGGTAACTAACTGGGTCATGAAACCAACATGTTGCTTAGTTTCACCTTGGCTTACTACAGATGCCAGAGGCTTATTGCCTCATAGAAAATGTCCAAATcctgcctttaaaaaaatacaaaacaagtaTAGGAATTCTATACATACAGCATTTCCTGTACCTCTAAGAGGTAGCAGCTTTGGAATGTCCTGCTATTTCCCTCTGAAGTGAACAGATATAGTGCAAGTCTTATCTTAAGCCTCAAGgcacagttttctctttccaaaactGTTCTGTCACTGTTCATATTGGGGAGTGGATGTCCTTGATAGTGAGAGGTCCAAATGTCAGCCTGCTTACAGGCCTGtaacacagcaataaaaagcGTCACGGTCAGAAAATATTACCTAATATGCTAGTAAATGCTGCTATTAGATTTCCTGCAGTCCTTTGGCAGCACTGAAAAAGGTAAACAAGATGGCTTTTTTCTTAGGTATGCTTGCTACCATGTGCAGAAACTTCTTGCACAAAAAATGTGCAGAATAGAGGAAGCTAATGTTATAGTAACATTTTACTTGTATTCTAGTGCTGGACTACAACAAGCTGTCTCAAGAACTTTACCTACCAGTGAAAGAGTTCAAGGCATGATACTGAGAAGTAAATCAGTACCCCAAAATAAAATGGTTCCATTTGTAAACATTCCCTTGGCTGATGGACAGGTATGAaactcttcctttaaaaaaaaattctaaaatactTTACAGTAGTTAGCTGTGAATTGTCTAATACAGATAGCTCTCGCTGTCCCTATGTGAGCTGctaaacacaaggaagaacaatTAGCAATGTTTTGTAATGTAGCAGGGCAGCACCTGGTTTTCAGAGAAGCTGACAGTGCAAGTATAAACGTTTGGAGTAGTTTTTGAAACTTTCTCTTCATGTTTTTAGACACTCCGTATGGCTGGTGGAGACCTCCGTAACTTTGATGTTCAACTATTAAATCAAGATACAGTACAGCACATTCATAACCTAGTGGTAAGCTTAAACCAGGAGACTTGAATATAAGTATTCCAACACCcagttctgcattttcatgTGAGATAAATGTTGTGGGTGTTAATTCTGATTGTGTATTTCTTCAGAAGTTAAGCCTAAGTTGGCTGGCAGAAATTGGAAGGAGAGGGAGGTACAGGGAAGGGACAACTGCTGTACACAGATAAATGCGTAGGAGAGCACTTACAGAAACACGTACAGTTACCTGGAATAGAACAGAGTTATAAGCTTTTCCTTCTAGATTGCTCAGTGTGCAAATTGCCATACTTTATCCCATCCACAAAAGCTTACAGAGTTACAGCAAAGCTTCAGTTCTTGTTAGAATCTGTTGTTCTATGTCTATTATTGAATAAGAACTACTGTTAATTCTCTACTGGTATTTGAACATGAACTACCTTACTTCTGGCTCTAGGAAGTAAATTGTTTTGAAGAAGAATAAAGCTGAACAGAACTTTGTAGCACACACTGCCTGACATTCTTAGCAAAGCATAGAGCTTCCGGATGAATTCATCTGGAGCAATAGGTATCCATCTGGACAATCAGTGATAATAATCAGAGAAGTCTTGTGGGTGGGAGTAACTGAATGTGGCTGGAATAAGTTAAGATGAAGGTGCAGAAGTCAAATTTGGTAACAGCGTATCTGCATCTGTAAGCAGAGAGCAGGGATTTACTTATTACATCTACAGCACctaattttttcatttcctttaagcTTTGCTTGTTAGCTTGAACTAAAGTGAATTTTCTTCACCCTTAGAGTGAGCTGACTGTATTATGTGGAAAGGCTACTGCTAAGTCAAGTTAACGGAACTGCCTTGCGATGACAGAATATTCACAACTGCTCTTACCTTCCTCCTCTAAAGTGTTCAGAGAATATCTACAATGTCTTAATAAAGCTGTGTACtgctgaataaatatttttacataaaagCATACAATGGGATCcatgtttttccttgtttccatAAAGGACACAAATGCAAAAGGAAGCGATTTTACTTTTCCACCTTTGTACAAGCCTTGAGCTGGCATTTTAGCTCAGTtcacagtaaaaggaaaaataccttGATGTAGCAAACAAGATTTAGTAGCAAAAGATTTAAGTTCTAACTGATGTTTCTACACAGCTAGAAGTAGGAAGCTACTTCTTATTACAGTTTACATTGTTTCTGGCATGCATGGAAGAATTCTATTTAGCTATTGGTTTGCTGTTACTAttcatgttttgtgttttggagATTTTACTTAAGccttaaaatgaaatgcaggtTTTTAAGTTCTTTAACAGAACTTTAAGATATGCAGCTTCAGTTTTCTGGTAACACAGATATAAATCTAACACAAATAAACTGAATTATTTCCAGTCTTCTGTTGTGATATAACTTGCTAGATAGGGTAATAGCTCAGATTTTCTCTGGTAGGAAAGCTTTTGACAACTTTTTCAAGTAAAAGATGACCACAATTGCTTAAGCTTTTCATTAACTTGAGCATACTCCTGGCTTTTAGTCTGCTAGGAGTGatttcactgttttcactgTGATACAACAGCAGGGAAGActtgcattttcaaaactttAAGCATATTTTAAGCAATTTTAGCTTCtaacagttttttcttctgtcttaaaaaaaaaaaaaaaaaaaaaaagtgagataaGGGTCACAAGTTtcaattaaggaaaaaaaagcacttcctAGGACAAGGAAGTCAAAGCTGGTCAAGAACATTAAGTTAAGCCTAACTGATGAATAATCTTATTTTCACTTGATAACCAGAGTATAgatatgcttttctttccaataaTAGCATTAAGAATTGTATGAAACATTCTACATTTAGAAGTCAGTCATTATACTGCCCAATTACAACTAACTTTATTTGAATTAACCTAAATTGATGAGAGCATCGCATCAGCTTGTTATCAGTGTTGATTCCTGAAGACAAGCTGGTATGACAAGCTGGTATTTCAAGATGAATGATTTAACTTTTCCCTCATATACTACATTAATGCATATCCCATTGCAAGGCAGCACTGAAATCTGAATGTTTGACGACAGTATTCTACAATTTCCATAAAAATGCATTGTTGAATATAGCTTTGAAAACCAGTACAGTGCACAGCTGTGGATCTTGGAGGGGTTTAAGTCTGAATGTAGTGGTATCTATTACAGAATTAGCTCCTGTTGTTTAATCAGGCCTGCTCTAGTTGAAGGATCTCATGAATTTTAACTTagagtgtgtgtgtgcgtgtgaaAGAGAGACTATTAACAGCTAGGAAAGTGTCTCTGGGCCCTGACACGGGCCAAACTCACAAGCTGTGCACTTCTTCAGTGATGCAGGCCTTCTTAATCAATTGATACGTTTATCCCAAGGGGTGAAGCACCGAAGACTCAATTACTCTGTAGTACTACCTCTGACCTACATATCACAATGCACCACTTATTACAAAGAACACGCAACTAATGCTTCTTTCACATAGGACAAGCACATTGGCCTATTTAAcgaggcagcagctgcagtaaAGCAATAAAGTTTATTGCTAAACCAAACAAAATTACTGACAGTGGTATTATATTACTTCCAAGTTTAGTACTGAAGTCAAGATTGTATAAGTTTTAAATTTATGTATGACTTTTACCACACTAAAACTCTGTAGAAAGAGGAGATGTGTAGAATAAAGGCAATTCTGGAAATATGGTCAGATTCTACTGTCAGGAGCgtaaattaaattaatgacTAATAATCCATACTACATATAATGATCAAATCTACATCCTCCCCCCCCTTTCACTTCAATATGCTATCTAAGAAGTTACAGCGAATTCCTCCCCACTCCaccaaaaaacacaactttAACAATTTACTTTAGAGAGATAAATTTTAGAGTTAAAAAAATTTTAGCGTCTAAAGTTTAGAGGTAAATCTGAAGACCAGTATCTGAAAGCATTAGACAAGTACATTAATTATTAAACACTACAGCTTAAGATGATGAACTTGGTGAAACACACCAGAAGGATCACTATGTAACTATGACTTCATGCAAAGCCAAAACCTGCAGTTTAAGTGAGAACAAACAAAGCTTCAATAGAGGACTTGCAACGGTATAAATCAATACTGAAGGAGCAGCCAAACAGTGTTTATTCTTGCTCCAGTTTAAAATCCACATTTCGCAATGTTCCAATGTCATCACCTACAAGTGCACTGAAagctctggagcacctctctccCACCTCACTCTGATAAGAATTCAACAATTACCTGACAAGCTTTTAAAGTCACTCTTgaaatttgtaaagaaaaataagagtgTATTTCAACTTCTACTCAATGGGGAAGAGGAACTACACTATAGCAAACTGGTGAACAGCAACTCATGCACAGTTCTCCAACTCCGTAACAAAATAAGACAGCTGTACCTGATAATTATTTAAGGTCTCTTTTTTAAAACCAATTAAATGCATATAAAAAGGAATAGGCCTGGGAAAATTAAGCATCTTAATAGCTAGAAAAATTTTAAACTACTGAAAAGCTGATAAAATTGACAACATTTAGTATGTTTTGAggtaaaaaatatttgtcaagTACAACACTAATCTCCATCTCTTTACAAACCGTGTTAACACCACTACAGATTGCCAggcatgtttttttgtttgtttgttttaaagacatGGATTTAATTTAGCACAGGATTTAATCAtcttcatttcaaatgtttgtAACTTCTTGATGGCAGTCTGAGATCTTTGTACTTTCTCTATAGAAAGGGGACATGGCTGTGGCCTTCCCCTACCCAAATAGTTGTATTGCTgctcaagaaaaatatttatacacacaGTACTTAAACTGCAAGCTGGTTTTAAAGCAGCTTCAGCCTCTCTATGTTTTCAAGCACCTACCTCTCTATAGTCAGTTGGTACACATGGTCAGAACCACTGCAAAAGTAAAAGTTACACGGCAAGAAGAAATATATTATACAccaactgcttttatttatttcagaaaccGTTCACAAGATGGTAGAAAAAACTTACAACCACTTCTAATTTAGTCTTCCATTGTTCCCAGTCAGCTCTAAACCCATTATGTGCAAAGCCCATTTACCATGCATCTAGATGACAGATACAGGCTATGAAATTCTTTATTCTACTTGTAGCAGCTTATGCAGGTGCAGCCAAATACCAAGCCTCAGGACAAATTGTACACAAACTTTACAATGtagaatttgaatttaaaatatgaaacttAAAATCTACACAAAACTGGTAAAAATCAAGCACAGATACGAGGACAAACTTAAAACCCATGTGAAAAGGAGTCTCGTCTTCCTTTCAAGTGCTTTATTCTGCTACACAGTCAAAATGAAGATGTAAGCTTTGTGGTTAGTTTAAATTACACTCTGTAGATACTATAGACCAATTTAAAAGTTACACATACAGCAATAGATGTCCATTGGTTCATCTGGATTACTTATACAATCCAGTTGGATTGTTGAAAACAAGTCAGgcaaaatttcaaagaaaatcctTGTGCAACTTTTTAGACAAATGTTTACTGATGGGCACACTGTACCCCAGGTCCATGATGGCTGCTTTCTTCATCAGAACTATCATTATAAGCTTCACGTCTCTGGCCACCACCTGAACCACGAGTGGTATCAAATTCCTGAAGATCTACCTCTTCTGCATCACCAATTACATTAGGAAATTCTGGTCTAGCAGGCAGAAGATCTTCAAGTTCCTGCCCCAAAGAAAGAAGCGCAttcagtaccacatctccaaCTTCTAAATAAAGTCATGACTTCCCCACAGCATCAAGACTCCTTGGAGCAAGTTTGGTTTGGAAGCCTAAACTAGTGTAAGCTCTGAAGTGCATAACTCATTTAAGAGTAACCAAAGTATCTGCAataactggaaaacaaattaaaaaaaaaagaaaaagctccaCACATTATCAACCAGTGTCCAATCAGTAATTACAGTTGCACTCTCAAGACTTATCACATGGTCATagattcttctttctcttctcatcTACCCAAAAATCAACACCGCTTTTAAAAACAGGTTCCAGAAACCTAAATCTCAATTCATATTTCAAGTAATATGCTATGAACAGTATTAATAGAACAATTTATTAACATTTACAGATTACAAAGCAAGCACAGGGGGCTAATGCACAAGCACCTTGCATGCACTGTCCAATAAAACTACCAAATTTATGCTCGAAAGACTACTTACTGAAAGCTTCTCTGGGCTAATCCAGTTATTTTCAGGAAACTGAACGTCAAATTTAATGTAAAGATCCCCCTTCTCAAAAGGATTGCGATACTGTGGCATTCCTTCACCTCTGACTACACGGACACAACCTGTAAGGGTAAGAAACCAATCTGCAGAATGCTGCTTCAGAAACAGTCCTGCCCCACCCAATTCTCCAGTCTGGGCTCaggtaaaagcaaaacaagaatgGAATTAGATATTcaagaacaacaaaagcacAGTCAAAGGAGTCCTTATCTCCTCACACTTACCTGGTTCAATTACTTTTCCAGGAGGATATTTAACCACAATTTGACGCCCATCAAGGTGCTTAAATGTGAACTGGAATCCACACAGTGCTTCAACAAGTCCTATCTTGTGCGTCATATGCAAATCATTCCCATCCCTTTGGAAcacctgaaaacagaaaactggagGTATCTTTTCTAGCACTACAATCATATCCTCACAAGACTGATTATTTAGAGTTTACTGTTGTTCCTAAAACTACAAGACATTACTTAACACACTGTGGAAGCGTGCACCTTACAAACACCTCACGACATCCTAAGACAAAAGGTTCAAATTACATAAAAAGGCAGCCCGTAAAGCAGCAGTACTCCTTTACCCCAAGACCTTTTACAAAAATTAGGCTATAAACAAAAAATTCAGGATTGTTTGACACTGCTTCCCCTACACCatggtacaaaaaaaaaaaaaaaaaaaaaaaaaaaaaaaaacaaccaaaaaacccaccacattttcatttctcaacATTTATTGTAGTGGCTGATATCTCCATCAGCTAGCTACCTATGGAGCACAGGGTTCTGATCAATTAGTCCACAGCTATCTTAAGAGATCTTTAAGCCACACCACTTTGGATTTTTAATGGGAATACACGAGTTTGTCCACCAGTAGGCTGCCAAAAGCATtacctcctccacctcctttCCCACCTCAAGGGAGATTTTAAGAACACAAAAAGCTTGACTGAATATCAGTCTAGTTCTACTCACTAGGACACAaggtttcagtatttttcagaatagTTAATGCTGTAAAACCAAATACAGCTCATTAGAAGACTAAGATAGAAATGGAATCTACCATATGAACTTTCATGGTTTTATGCACATCTGTTTTGTACGTGTACAGTGTTCTCATTACCAAAAACAACGAACCAAGTAACTGTGATGCTGTGTTTCACCCAGTATTATAGAAGAATGCATAAACTACACATAGGTCTCAATAGAATAGCTGtccacagcactgaaaagctTACGAATTTTCAAATAGTTAAAGCTGATAATAACTTAGAAATTTGTACCTCAGTTCTTTGAGGcaacagaatgctttttttaGTCCATTTAATGATTTCCTCCTTCAGAGTAAATCACAAAGTTTATCTTATCCCTTCATAGTAATAACTGGgctttttcaaacaaaacattaaaaaagtcATCCCAACTTTCCCTTAGCAGAGGTCTAGGACAGAAAAAGGTCATTTGCAATGTTTAATTCAGAAGTGCAATATGTACACACTAGAATACAATAAGAATTAACCAAGCTAGTATAAAGCAATCTTGTTTCCTAGTGCTTGGTTAAATGATGTAGTTATACTATCAGCATTCTGTGTTAAATTTCCAGAGCCTGACAATAGTGGACACAGAAAGCACCATCTCTGCAGCCTAGTAGGAGTTTCCTGTGATGTCACAAGACATTAATAAAATCAACACTTTGCACTGTTTGTGCCACAAGCAATGTAGATTGAAGTTAATGTCTTGaacagctctgcacagtgaCTAAATCTAGCAAAGTCATTGTGAGCTTACTTGAGAAGATTAATGTTCACTAGCATGAAGAAACACCAAAATCCACATGTCCTCTGGTCCTCACTTGCAAATAAAAGCTCACAAATAAAGCCATATTACCTGCTATAGAATTACTAAAGGCTATTCATCATCTCTTCCAGACA from Lagopus muta isolate bLagMut1 chromosome 12, bLagMut1 primary, whole genome shotgun sequence includes the following:
- the LOC125699321 gene encoding borealin-2, coding for MPPKKALAKRRSTDSGVERDRGALSQEKKDQRIALFLSDFDQQAKESVREMKKELDLLLQMAEKAFMVELLKMPTAIRKMKRKDLLNLQEGEEVALAAAATDCTLEDVPNPKVTRTNSKKVKVTTIVEYEDAKYTSAKKIPKKVSKSKSLVSLSSGLNSKLHSLSRSVYSSTSINEAVKTLTPDCNATNFKATPKVSKGAGLQQAVSRTLPTSERVQGMILRSKSVPQNKMVPFVNIPLADGQTLRMAGGDLRNFDVQLLNQDTVQHIHNLVSELTVLCGKATAKSS